The following coding sequences lie in one Metopolophium dirhodum isolate CAU chromosome 5, ASM1992520v1, whole genome shotgun sequence genomic window:
- the LOC132945176 gene encoding choline transporter-like protein 1 — translation MGDLFSCCGSSDRIEPSSPDAKANFKGPVKGRSCTDCSFLVLFLFVLISLFGLVIYCTTNGDVNRLFYGFDECGDICGFKNKNPDPKFCTGKDMTNKPFLKIDAPIYKVADLKYVKRECVEKCSDFKDYQEFLHRCIPKGNESAINNILTNSSIGSLFQEMTQDLQHTKWDIIYLCIFAFIVSLVIVFLIRFVAGIVVWFVLIGVVVVSISGSIFLWITWKQKSDSEIKDQVAQRDVNTYFAFALIATISTIIILLIIVAMRSRIALVVQLFKESGKAIQSMPLLLIQPMVTFLFLCLAIILWSYFAVLIQGSGSPAFEPLSHNVYYKKDQLMKFARVYNILVLVWVIEFIIGCQHMIIAGSVATWFFTRNKDNVSSPISTSISYLFNYHMGSVALGSFIIAVLQIIRAILNFIDETLKDSKNEVAKSLYKIFQCLFSCIQQFIQYLTRNAYIEIAIYGDNFCRSGQQAFKMITSNVLRVAAINSVGDFVLFLGKVLVVTSTVLLGFKMLETKPGVLHLWVPLTVAGIFAYFVAHCFISVYEMVIDTIFMCFCEDCNLNDGVTQEYYMSKELMDFVESSQKVLRIGDGATN, via the exons ATGGGAGACTTATTTAGTTGTTGCGGTTCTTCGGATAGAATTGAACCATCTTCACCAGATGCAAAG GCCAATTTCAAAGGTCCTGTAAAAGGAAGATCTTGTACAGATTGCTCATTTTTGGTCCTTTTCTTGTTTGTATTGATATCCTTG TTTGGATTAGTCATATACTGTACAACAAATGGTGATGTAAATCGTCTGTTCTATGGCTTTGATGAATGTGGTGACATTTgtggatttaaaaataaaaaccctgATCCAAAATTTTGTACTGGTAAAGACATGACAAATAAACC attcttaaAAATTGATGCTCCTATTTATAAAGTAGCCGATTTAAAATACGTCAAGAGAGAATGTGTAGAAAAGTGTTCTGATTTTAAGGATTA ccAAGAATTCTTACATAGATGTATTCCAAAAGGCAATGAATCAGCCATCaacaatattttgacaaattcaTCAATTGGCAGCTTGTTTCaa gagATGACTCAAGATTTACAACACACTAAATgggatataatatatctttgcATATTTGCTTTTa TTGTATCACTTGTCATCGTATTTTTGATAAGATTTGTTGCTGGTATTGTTGTTTGGTTTGTACTTATTGGTGTTGTTGTAGTCAGCATTTCAGGATCTATTTTCTTATg GATCACTTGGAAACAAAAGTCTGATTCTGAAATTAAAGATCAAGTTGCTCAACGAGACGTAAATACATACTTTGCATTTGCACTAATCGCCACAATATCGACA ataattatcTTGCTAATCATTGTGGCAATGAGAAGTCGCATTGCCCTTGTTGTCCAATTGTTTAAAGAATCTGGTAAAGCCATACAAAGCATGCCATTATTACTCATACAACCAATGGTg ACGTTTTTATTCCTGTGCTTGGCGATCATTCTATGGAGTTATTTTGCTGTACTCATTCAAGGATCTGGGTCCCCTGCATTTGAACCGCTGAGCCATAATGTTTACTATAAAAAGGATCAGTTAATGAAATTTGCTAGAGTTTATAACATTTTGGTATTAGTTTGGGTTATTGAATTTATCATTGGCTGTCAACATATGATAATTGCTGGTTCTGTTGCCACATGGTTCTTCACTAGAAACAAAGACAATGTTTCATCTCCAATTTCAACatctattagttatttattcaaCTATCATATGGGATCTGTAGCTTTAGGATCGTTCATTATAGCCGTTCTCCAAATAATTAGagctattttaaatttcattgatGAAACCCTGAAGGACTCCAAAAATGAAGTAGCAAAgtcattgtataaaatatttcaatgtttattcagttgtatacaacaatttatacaatatttgacAAGAAATGCTTACATCGAAATCg ctatttatggTGATAACTTCTGTAGATCAGGACAACAAGCTTTTAAAATGATAACTTCAAACGTACTACGTGTTGCTGCCATCAATTCTGTTGGAGATTTTGTGCTTTTCTTAGGAAAAGTACTTGTGGTCACATCCACTGTACTACTAGGCTTCAAAATGCTTGAG ACTAAACCTGGAGTCCTTCATTTGTGGGTTCCGCTTACAGTTGCAGGAATTTTCGCCTATTTCGTGGCACATTGTTTTATTTCTGTATATGAG ATGGTGATTGACACAATATTTATGTGTTTCTGCGAAGATTGTAATCTAAATGACGGAGTCACTCAAGAGTATTACATGAGTAAAGAACTTATG gatTTTGTTGAGAGCAGTCAAAAAGTGTTAAGAATCGGTGATGGGgctacaaattaa